In one Arachis duranensis cultivar V14167 chromosome 9, aradu.V14167.gnm2.J7QH, whole genome shotgun sequence genomic region, the following are encoded:
- the LOC110275716 gene encoding uncharacterized protein LOC110275716, with the protein MELMQLKQGNTTIAEYARKFDDLCRFSKICQGNPADFEEWKCLKFEGGHREDLMSSVVPLEIRNFAELVNKCKLVEECAKKAVWKGSWYQTLPNQNIYLLQLWGTGTLGEELPKKRLSRNPIRTQQQGQVFAMTADDAMQSDALIQGQCIVKDRFLTVLYDSGASHSFISLTVARELGLDFYELNFDLIVHTPASQNALTSLVCLQTGVIVRGTFC; encoded by the exons ATGGAACTTATGCAGCTGAAACAGGGTAATACAACTATTGCAGAATATGCCCGTAAATTTGATGACTTGTGCCGTTTCTCCAAGATCTGCCAAGGGAATCCTGCTGACTTTGAAGAATGGAAGTGTTTGAAGTTCGAAGGGGGCCATCGTGAGGATCTGATGAGTTCAGTAGTCCCATTGGAGATACGAAATTTTGCTGAGCTGGTTAATAAGTGCAAGTTAGTGGAAGAATGTGCTAAAAAG GCAGTGTGGAAAGGATCATGGTACCAGACCTTGCCAAATCAGAACATTTACTTGTTACAATTGTGGGGAACCGGGACACTTGGCGAGGAGTTACCCAAAAAAAGACTTTCTCGAAATCCAATACGAACCCAGCAACAAGGTCAAGTGTTTGCCATGACTGCTGATGATGCTATGCAATCAGACGCCCTAATCCAAGGTCAGTGTATTGTCAAAGATCGATTTCTAACTGTACTGTATGACTCGGGTGCATCgcattcctttatttctttaactGTTGCTCGTGAGTTGGGACTAGATTTCTATGAGTTGAACTTTGATCTAATTGTCCATACACCTGCGTCCCAAAATGCTTTGACTAGTTTAGTGTGCCTGCAA ACGGGAGTGATTGTGAGGGGTACGTTCTGTTAG